A genome region from Trichosurus vulpecula isolate mTriVul1 chromosome 5, mTriVul1.pri, whole genome shotgun sequence includes the following:
- the HSP90B1 gene encoding endoplasmin, with translation MKALWLLGLCCVLLLACGSVKADDQVDVEATVEEDLGKSREGSRTDDEVVQREEEAIQLDGLNASQIKELREKSEKFAFQAEVNRMMKLIINSLYKNKEIFLRELISNASDALDKIRLISLTDENALSGNEELTVKIKCDKEKNLLHVTDTGVGMTREELVKNLGTIAKSGTSEFLNRMTEAQRDGQSTSELIGQFGVGFYSAFLVADRVIVTSKHNNDSQHIWESDSNEFSVIADPRGDTLGRGTTITLALKEEASDYLELDTIKNLVKKYSQFINFPIYLWSSKTETVEEPIEEEEAAKEKDEVDDEAAVEDEEEKKPKTKKVEKTVWDWELMNDIKPIWQRPSKEVEEDEYKAFYKSFSKESDDPMTFIHFTAEGEVTFKSILFVPTSAPRGLFDEYGSKKSDYIKLYVRRVFITDDFHDMMPKYLNFIKGVVDSDDLPLNVSRETLQQHKLLKVIRKKLVRKTLDMIKKIAEEKYNKTFWKEFGTNIKLGVIEDHSNRTRLAKLLRFQSSHHESDLTSLDQYVERMKEKQDKIYFMAGSSRKEAESSPFVERLLKKGYEVIYLTEPVDEYCIQALPEFDGKRFQNVAKEGVKFDESEKTKESRAAVEKEYEPLLEWMKDKALKDKIEKAVISQRLTESPCALVASQYGWSGNMERIMKAQAYQTGMDISANYYASQKKTLEINPRHPLIKDMLRRVKEDEDDKTVLDLAVVLFETATLRSGYLLPNTKEYGDRIERMLRLSLNIDPDAKVEEEPEDDQEDDTTEDTSEDSKPEDEEEVDMDAEEEEETKKKTPSGKDEL, from the exons ATGAAGGCCCTGTGGCTGCTGGGCCTCTGCTGCGTCCTGCTGCTGGCCTGCG GGTCAGTTAAAGCAGACGACCAAGTGGATGTGGAAGCGACTGTGGAAGAAGATCTGGGTAAAAGCAGAGAAGGTTCTCGGACAGATGACGAAGTAGTCCAGAG AGAAGAAGAAGCTATTCAGTTAGATGGATTGAATGCATCCCAAATAAAAGAACTTagagaaaaatctgaaaaatttGCTTTCCAAGCAGAAGTGAACAGAATGATGAAGCTTATAATCAATTCTTTGTACAAAAATAAGGAG ATTTTCTTGAGAGAACTGATTTCGAATGCTTCTGATGCCTTAGATAAAATAAGGCTGATTTCACTGACTGATGAAAATGCTCTTTCTGGAAATGAAGAACTAACTGTCAAAATTAAG TGTGATAAGGAGAAGAATCTGCTGCATGTTACAGACACTGGTGTTGGCATGACCAGGGAAGAATTAGTTAAAAACCTTGGTACCATAGCGAAGTCTGGCACAAGCGAATTCTTAAACAGAatgactgaggcacagagggacGGTCAGTCAACTTCCGAGTTGATTGGCCAGTTTGGTGTAGGTTTCTACTCTGCCTTCCTTGTAGCGGATAGGGTTATTGTTACATCGAAACATAATAATGATTCCCAACACATCTGGGAATCTGACTCCAATGAATTTTCTGTCATCGCTGACCCAAGAGGAGACACTTTGGGAAGAGGAACCACCATAAC tCTGGCTTTAAAGGAAGAAGCATCTGATTATCTTGAACTGGATACCATTAAAAACCTTGTCAAGAAATATTCACAGTTCATAAACTTTCCTATATACCTGTGGAGCAGCAAG ACGGAAACAGTAGAAGAGCCCATTGAAGAGGAAGAAGCAGCAAAGGAAAAAGACGAAGTAGATGATGAAGCTGCAgtggaagatgaggaggagaagaaaccCAAGACTAAAAAG GTTGAGAAAACTGTTTGGGATTGGGAGCTAATGAATGACATCAAACCAATATGGCAGAGACCATCAAAAGAAGTGGAAGAAGATGAATACAAAGCATTCTACAAATCATTTTCAAAG GAAAGTGATGATCCCATGACTTTCATCCATTTCACTGCTGAAGGAGAAGTAACGTTCAAGTCAATACTGTTTGTTCCCACTTCTGCTCCACGTGGATTATTTGATGAATATGGATCAAAGAAGAGTGACTACATTAAG CTATACGTACGCAGAGTGTTCATCACAGATGATTTCCATGATATGATGCCGAAGTACCTTAATTTTATCAAGGGTGTT GTGGATTCTGATGACCTTCCTCTGAATGTGTCCCGTGAAACTCTTCAACAACATAAATTGCTTAAG GTTATTAGAAAGAAACTGGTCCGTAAAACCCTTGATATGATCAAGAAGATTGCTGAAGAGAAATATAACAAAACTTTTTGGAAAGAATTTGGCACGAACATCAAACTTGGGGTGATTGAAGACCATTCCAATCGTACTCGTCTTGCCAAACTGCTTCGGTTTCAGTCTTCTCATCATGAAAGTGACCTTACCAGTCTGGACCAGTATGTGGAAAGGATGAAGGAGAAACAAGATAAAATCTACTTCATGGCAGGATCGAGCAGAAAGGAG GCAGAATCATCCCCATTTGTGGAGAGGCTTCTGAAGAAGGGCTACGAAGTGATCTATCTGACAGAGCCTGTTGATGAGTACTGCATCCAAGCCCTTCCAGAGTTTGATGGAAAGAGATTCCAGAATGTTGCCAAGGAAGGAGTGAAATTTGACGAGAGTGAGAAAACCAAGGAAAGCCGAGCTGCTGTGGAGAAAGAGTATGAGCCTCTGCTCGAGTGGATGAAGGACAAAGCTCTGAAGGACAAG ATTGAGAAGGCTGTGATTTCCCAGCGCCTGACGGAGTCTCCCTGTGCTCTGGTGGCCAGCCAGTATGGCTGGTCTGGCAACATGGAAAGAATCATGAAAGCTCAGGCTTACCAGACGGGCATGGATATTTCTGCAAA TTACTATGCCAGTCAGAAGAAAACACTTGAAATTAATCCTAGACACCCGCTGATCAAGGACATGCTCCGACGGGTTAAG GAAGATGAAGATGACAAAACAGTCTTAGACCTCGCTGTAGTCCTGTTTGAAACGGCAACGCTAAGATCGGGATACCTTCTACCCAACACCAAAGAGTATGGAGATAGGATCGAAAGGATGCTTCGTTTAAGTCTGAACATCGATCCTGATGCAAAG GTGGAAGAAGAGCCTGAAGACGACCAGGAAGATGATACAACAGAAGACACATCAGAAGATTCAAAACCAGAAGACGAAGAGGAAGTTGATATGGatgcagaggaagaagaagaaacaaagaaa aaaactccaagtggaAAAGATGAATTGTAA
- the C5H12orf73 gene encoding protein BRAWNIN, whose amino-acid sequence MPAGVSWPSYLKMVVASMGAMLAGAEVVHRYYRPDLTIPEVPPKRGELKTELLGLKSREEQDQISQQQ is encoded by the exons ATGCCCGCGGGCGTGTCGTGGCCCTCGTACCTGAAAATGGTGGTAGCCAGCATGGGGGCCATGCTGGCAGGGGCAGAAGTGGTGCACAGGTACTACCGACCCGATCTG ACCATACCTGAAGTCCCTCCAAAACGTGGTGAACTCAAAACAGAGCTTCTGGGCCTCAAAAGCAGAGAAGAGCAAGATCAGATTTCTCAACAGCAGTGA